The Primulina eburnea isolate SZY01 chromosome 6, ASM2296580v1, whole genome shotgun sequence genome contains a region encoding:
- the LOC140834944 gene encoding uncharacterized protein, translating to MAFLSLSLLSSTRTPTTPSVFCPSPPSTSSTAATTTSSASLFPALPGLPRNHSPGVARGGRRSVVVCMAPEEEKMTRRSPLDFPIEWDRPKPGRRPDIFPQFSPMKTPLPPPMPADPPEEDEEEEEEKKEEEEEDPDKEEIDQPEQ from the exons ATGGCGTTTCTGTCCCTCTCCCTCCTCTCATCAACTAGAACTCCGACTACTCCGTCGGTTTTTTGTCCTTCCCCTCCTTCAACTTCATCCACGGCAGCGACGACGACGTCGTCGGCTTCCCTGTTTCCTGCTTTGCCTGGTTTACCGAGAAATCACTCTCCGGGAGTGGCGCGCGGAGGCCGGAGGTCAGTGGTTGTGTGTATGGCTCCCGAAGAAGAGAAGATGACTCGCAGGTCCCCGCTGGATTTTCCAATT GAGTGGGATAGGCCGAAACCAGGAAGGAGACCTGACATTTTTCCGCAGTTCAGCCCAATGAAAACTCCATTGCCACCACCAATGCCAGCTGATCCACCAGAAGAAGATGAGGAAGAGGaggaagaaaagaaagaggAAGAGGAGGAAGACCCTGATAAAGAGGAGATAGACCAGCCGGAACAGTAG